One segment of Nocardioides sp. QY071 DNA contains the following:
- a CDS encoding Rrf2 family transcriptional regulator, whose protein sequence is MRVSAKSDYALRALIAMASRSDGRAVSAEELGRLQDIPHGFLQAILADLRRSGIVMSQRGQSGGWRMAREATTVSVADVIRAVDGPLVSVYGLRPEAVNYNEAAEVLQHVWIAARRALREVFEDVSIQQLADGHLPDAVTSRTADDDAWAPH, encoded by the coding sequence ATGCGCGTCTCCGCCAAGTCCGACTACGCACTGCGGGCCCTGATCGCCATGGCGAGCAGGTCCGACGGGCGAGCCGTGAGCGCGGAGGAGCTCGGACGCCTCCAGGACATCCCCCACGGCTTCCTCCAGGCGATCCTCGCCGACCTGCGCCGCTCCGGCATCGTGATGTCCCAGCGCGGCCAGTCCGGCGGCTGGAGGATGGCCCGTGAGGCCACCACCGTCTCGGTCGCAGACGTGATCCGCGCCGTCGACGGCCCGCTCGTCTCCGTCTACGGCCTGCGCCCCGAGGCGGTCAACTACAACGAGGCCGCCGAGGTCCTCCAGCACGTCTGGATCGCCGCCCGTCGCGCCCTGCGCGAGGTCTTCGAGGACGTGTCCATCCAGCAGCTCGCGGACGGCCACCTCCCCGATGCGGTCACCAGCCGTACGGCGGACGACGACGCCTGGGCGCCGCACTGA
- a CDS encoding nuclear transport factor 2 family protein has protein sequence MITSDAIVWNAPNDPHPARAASQRSYSAVAKGDLAEWLTVYAEDAVLEDPVGPSMFDPEGKGHHGHAGISAFWEKAIAPIDTFEFQINDSFANPGSNTCANIGRIKTSFADGSHTTTDLIMVYVVDDDGRVRSMKAFWEPDRTMASFTSA, from the coding sequence ATGATCACCTCCGACGCGATCGTGTGGAACGCCCCCAACGACCCGCACCCGGCCCGCGCCGCGTCGCAGCGGTCCTACTCCGCCGTGGCCAAGGGCGACCTGGCCGAGTGGCTGACGGTGTACGCCGAGGACGCGGTCCTCGAGGACCCGGTCGGGCCGTCGATGTTCGACCCCGAGGGCAAGGGGCACCACGGCCACGCCGGCATCTCCGCGTTCTGGGAGAAGGCGATCGCGCCGATCGACACCTTCGAGTTCCAGATCAACGACTCGTTCGCCAACCCGGGCAGCAACACCTGCGCCAACATCGGACGGATCAAGACATCCTTCGCGGACGGCTCGCACACGACGACCGACCTGATCATGGTGTACGTCGTCGACGACGACGGGCGGGTGAGGTCGATGAAGGCGTTCTGGGAGCCGGACCGCACGATGGCGAGCTTCACCTCCGCCTGA